TATGTCTTCGAATACCTTTCGGTTTCAAGCACTTCTCAACTTGCCCTAATCTAGTTTTCGCTACAATCAAGAAACTCAAGAACGAACAAGCCAAATTAAGTAATGCAAGCCAAAAATCACACTTTGCAAATTTGAAGCTAAACACTCCAAAATTCTAGCAATTTAGGTTAGCTAATCCTAAACTAACTAGACATGGAATCAAAcatcatttaataaatttatcAAACTAACATGCAATCACAATTAGGAGTGTGCAGAATGTGACCGGGACTGGAATCCGGTCCGGAACCGGACCTTAATTGTCCGGACCGGTGGATTCAGGACCGGACACCGGTCCAAGAAAATCATTGATTCCGGATTCCGGACAGCACCAGACAAAATCCAGGTAATTCGGAATAGTCCTAAAATCCGGTATTCCATGTAGAGGAATTAAATACTTctgtttttattattattattattattattattattattattattgttttggggAAGGGGCCAACACTTTTGGCCTTTTGTTCCAAGTTCCCAATTCTCCAGCCACATTCTCGTCAAACCTTTGAGtaatttcctttctcttttatcCTTCTTTACATCTCCTCCCAAAAATCCATAAATTTCATTCCAGATCTAATGCTTAATATCCTCCCATCTAAACCCCATAAATTTAATCACCCATTTTCTGTCTCCACATTATCCATCAAGGGCATCGATCTCCTTCGCGGGTATAAATAACTGAGTCCCTGTCTCTTTATCTTTCACTTTCTACTTTAGAAAGGATCTAACAAGTATGGGATGTGGCAGTGTGTCTGATGAAAATGATGACAACAAAGATTTGGTATATAATGAATTTAAACGAAGATCAAAAGCAAAATACAACAAGATTCGTTTGTTtgctttaaatttttatgtgtaGTCTGTGGTCATTTATACATCGGGTATTTTTATAATCTGGCTTTTCAGTTTTCACTATATGAAACCCaggttttttttgttattttaaagAAAACTATAAAACTAAAAAACTGGACCAACAGGTCTAGAACCGGTCCGGACCGAAATTTTCAGGACAGGACCGGTTATGTCCGGAATAATTCAGGACCGTTCTCCGAACACGAAAAAACCTTGATTCCGGATCCGGTCCATTCCGGATCCGGTCCGGACCGGGCCACATTTGGACCGGTGCAGAGTCCTAATCACAATTAATCACCAAAATACCCAATTCAACATCCAAAACTTCATCCCTAATATCTAGATTATGGATTACTCACTCATGCAAATGAAAATTGCAATCAAGCTAATTAAAAGAATATGAATCATGATTCTAATTGCAAAAGTTAAACCAATTCAAACATCAgaaatcagaaaattcaaataagaaaaacaaaccaaaaatTTAACCAAAATTAATCACCAATTCTAAATCTCcaatcacaaaatcaagcataAAAATAATCAAACATTAAGAACAAACCATTAAGGGGAGGATTAAAGAATAAAAGAGAGAGTTATACCATTAATAGTTGAATTTGAATTcccaaattgaagaacaaaatttatgaaaattgaagaacaaaacaagAAAACAATGAAGAAGAGAATCTGGAATTTCCGGATTCTAATCCTAGAAAACGAGAATCTAAACTCAAATTTGAACTCCTAGCTGACCTAATCTAGGTTAATCGCTGTTGTTCTAAGCTTCCTCTTTGCGTTGCTTCTATTGCTCCACAACAAATCTCAGCTCAAGAACGAagtaaaggaaaacaaaaaaaattgcaaaGCAAAAACGAAAATCTAGAAACAAAATTTTTGTTTCTAATTGGTCTCCTATATCCTAAGTGTTCCTGCTATCCTCTATGCACTCGCTACTCCTATTTCCCGCTGGTGTTCGAATAGAAAAGCCCCCTCCCCGTAAATGAACAACGCATAAACATAATACGAGCTGCTCTGTATGTGACATCTTTGAGGTGTCCATTCTTCAGCAGGTATGTGACTTATCTCCTTAGGGCGACACACTCATTGGTTGTGCGTCCGATATATCCATGAAAATCACACCATTTGGATGGGTCCTTCATCGCGTTGGGTTTGCTGGATTTTGCTAACCGTTGTACTACCTTTTTTATCTTGGCTACATGGTTCACCAAGCCCACAACATCAACATAAAAGAGTATATGTTAATCCAAGGTGGAAGGTTTGGGTTGTCCTTGTAGTCATCGTCGTCTTCTTCCACTACTGAGATATGTTGTTGGGGCCGAGCATACGGTGCTAGATGGTCATCTCGCCTCCGGGTGTATGGAACTCTCTTGTCTGTCTAGGTGTAGTATGTTGGCCCTTTGCTGCAATGAAGAGTTTCCTCAAGTCTGACTTGCACCATCGCCTTCACTTGAGCATCTTCGAACTTCTTGCATGAGTACATCACTAGGTCCTTCCACAGGTCGGTTTCCCCGTACAATCCTTGGAGGAATGCTTCAATAGTTGTTAGCACATCACAATCTGGGACATTCACCTTCTCCTTGATGAAGAGGGCTAGATAATCCTTTAGGGGCCCGTCTGGACTATCCGATACAGGTCGCTTGTTTGCTTTTCCAGGTCTCTGCTGCTTGggaattgttgattgaacatgttgtcgagatGGGCAAATGAGGTGATGCATCCGTTGGGGAGGCTGGTAATCCATTTTAGGGTTGGGCAAACCAATGTCGACCCAAATCCTTTGCACAGGCTGGCTTCTCTCATATGTTTCGGGATTGGGGCGGTCATTATGCGTTGTTTGCAGGTCAGATATGGTCTCTTAGATCGGTGGTTCCGTCGTACATGGGCATGTTGGACGGGCTTAAGCGTTTTGGGATGTCGATCACGTCAATAGGGTCAATATAAGGtgagtcggcataactgtctaggcGTGCTTCTTTGATTGGAGCTGGTACTCCCGAGATTTTATTGATCATggtcatgatttgttggagttggtggTTGGTGCTTTCGCAAATATTGCTGAGCACAAGGACGAGAGGGCTGAAACTTTTGGGTAGGCTGGCCTGAAGATGCTGGTAGTAGGCCGTTTGAGGCTGACTCCTCAATCCCATAATCGTAGGGCACGTCCCCCTTGTTCTCAATTATTTGCTGACTTGGTCAAGGCCGTTGTTTATACGCGTTGCTAGAGTCTTTAACTGATCCTTGTTCTTGTGCCACGTCACGATCCTATCATGTACCAGGTGTCATGTCAAGTGTACCACGTTATCAATAGATTTTTTCCCCCTAACATATACGAACCTATTACACCCAAATACCTATTTCATAACCGACTATAGACCCTATTCGACCGTTACTCGAAAGAAATAATCTAAACTCAGGCTACCTTTCATAGATGTATATGCGTACTAACTCAATCCACCGTCAAGTCATCAAGACATCAACTAGTAATACTACACCAaagataaaaggaaaaaaaaaatagacatTTAATTCGCCCTAAATCCTACGGTTAAAATTCAATTTATCCCAACGTCAACGGATTAAACAATTTTGACATCCAACCTTTTTCCTAAACTACCCTTTTTCTAAcagtacacttttcaaaaataaagtttttccATCATAACTAAAGGGACAAAATTGGAATTACAccgaattttcaaattcacccaaaagttaaaacaaaaataaaacaaaaatctcCAGAAAATCaaatcttcattttctctctcctcttaccTGCGAGTCGAGCTTTGAAGatcttcatcatcttcttcaattctccagaaaaaaaaccccaaatttcTATCCGTTTAAATTCAAATTCTTTGAAAGTTATCGAATTAATTTTACgattttgtcaaaaaaaaaaaaaattaaattcagatGATTGTGAGGACGTACGGGCGGCGGAAGATCGGGAGAACGTATTCAGATTTATCGTTAAACGACGAATTACTGATGGAAGAAGAGGTTtttgaaggagaagaagaagaccCTTTTGCTTTTACGGAAACGACAACGACGGCATCAACCTCGTACTCGCAGAAATTCCAAGAAAGCCCTCAAGAATTCGGGAGTTTCACGTTTTCATCCCAAGATTCGACTCGCTGGGTCAACTCGGAGGGTGAGAATAACAGCAATAACAGCTCATCAGCGGCGGCGTTACAGCTGTTGGCGCCGGGaaatgggaggagagagaaagcgagGAGGTTGAATGATGggaagagagagagggagtgggagaggagagagacacCAATATCAAAAACGATAACGACGACGTTGATGGAGACGCAAGAGTATGGGGAGATGATGGAGTGTGTGGATGAAGTGGATTTTGCTTTGGATGGGTTGAGGAAAGGGCAAGGGGTTAGGGTTCGGAGGGCGAGTTTGTTGTCTTTGTTGAATGTTTGTGGTTCACCTCAACAACGCCGCCTCCTTAAAGCTCAAGGGTatcaattttcaattcaatttgaTTTTTTCGGATAAATGTTAAATGGTATTATGCAGTGATCAGTTCAGTTAAAGTCATTTTGAATTGGGCATGTTGTGTAATGTTATGAATTAGGTATTATGAATTTGgggaattgaattttgaactatgAATGGTTGCTTGTGTATTGCTAATTAGTAAGTTAGGGTTTAGATAGAGAACACTTCTGCAATATTAGCACTGCTATCAACTAGGGATAATTTAGTGCTTGTTTGGTTAACATCTAAAATCATGGGAAATGCCACTTCCTAGGAATCAGAAGTGAGttaagttgtttggttgacaaatTCATGGGAGGTTACCCTTCCTAGGAATTCTGTTTCCCACAAACAAAGTGTAGGAAGTTGTTTACGTTCAACCAAACGAGTTCAGTGGAGAGCATTCTACTTTAGAACAATTACGTAATTCGGAGTTTTATTGGTCCCATTTGAGGTTGTGTAAAGATGAGAAACGGGTGCGTATAGACTCTTAGTTGCTATGTTGTTGGTTAGCTTAAGGTGAAGCTGGGCATTCTCTAATTAAAGATAAGGTCTATCCGTGCCAGATTAAGGTTAGCATTAGTATGGGCACGGAGGTTAAGGATGGAGAAAAATTAGAGAATTAGAGATAAAAACAGGCCATACTAGTCTGTGAATTCCGGATGTCTTGTATTTCTATATTATTCTGAAAAGGGATAATTGTTTAAATCATGAATAAGAGGAAGAATAGGACTCCTAAATGAATTTTTGTTGTGCAGTAGTGCATAAGGGCTCATAGGATTGATGTGAGGATTGTGCAGCCTTTGGATGCTAGATTGAAAAGCTATAGAGTACCATGTGTTTCGAAATAAACACTCAATAGACTAAGTTTTAGAGCAAGTCAGGACATTCAGGttagtttgattttgaatatttgaCGAGCTGCATGAGACTACATATTTGGTAAATGATGCTGGTTTTTCTGGGATCACCGAGTTAACTTTCATTAAGTTTGACGGGTAAAAATTTCTGCTTATATGTCAAACAGCTATTCAGAGAATAGTGTTTATGTTGGGAGGCCCAGTTATGCATCGTTAGTTTTTCAAACTAGAATCTTTCTATTATAATCACGCACTTGTGCAAAAAGCTTCGCATTTGTATTGGTTCTGATGCTGGAAAGATCCTGGAAGAATGGGCCACTATATGATGGGAGTTTAATGTCTTCTAGAAATAAGTTAACTAGACACAGCCCTTATCAACATTTCTGGATCATGTGCTAGCGCTTGTGGTTTCAATCTAGTGCAATGGGTAGCAGGTTTCATTGAACATACAGTTTgtgtgatattttttttttgaaagtttgTGTGATATTAGTCATAAATCACAGATTAATGCAATGGTTGTAAGTTTTATTATGCAATGTCTGCTGTACATGTTTGCATACTGTATATCTGCTCTcccctttttaatttttttttttcttttctactCATATCCGTACCCTTAGCCCTTCGTACTAATTTGTGGCAACGAGAAATCAATGAAGAAAAATGTTTACGTAGTAGGGCTGTAGGGGAGATGCATTATGAAGGAGTTACACAGGGGATTTCTTACGTTAAGCTCTCACTAATTCATTAGTCAAATAGTCATTTTCCCATTACCACACTCTTAATATGTTAACCTATACAAACAAGCCAGTAACTACATAGACAAAGGTTGTGGCTCTTTTCGTTGGTTTGATATACATTTTGGGTTTATTTCGCAAAATATTTGCCAGTTACAATGTCCATGAAAGATTTGAATATCAGAACTACATTTTCTTTACCTTATCTTCATCACAAACACTTTGTCATATTTACAATATGTAATTTTGTGGTTGTATTCTTTCAGCATGGCGAAGACAATTATTGATTCCATCTTGGATTTGAGCCTTGACGATTCACCGAGCAATTTGGCTGCTGCCACTCTGTTTTATATTTTAACAAGTGATGTAAGTAATTGCTGGCATCCTCTGTTCCTTACTAAACTTTTTTCTTAGATATTTTTTGAGGTTGAACTTCGAATGAAACTGTTCTCAATCTATACGCTTTTTGCTGACTTAGATTTTTGTACTCCCTCCTTTTTTTTTGTACCCATTTACTGTAGACTTTTGTTTCGAGGAGTGGTGACTTGGTGTACGAAAAAGGTGGAAAGAGTAAGAGTCTAAGAGATGAAATAAATTAATGGGTAATAGTGGGTAAAGTAGGAGAGAGATGATGAAAAGGTGTAATAGTTATAGGGAAAAGGGTAAGATGGCAAAAAATGATTGGCAAAAATAGCATAAAGTAGAAGTGGgtagaacaaaaaaaacacTTCTTTTTAGAAAGTGAGTACATAAaaaaaacagagggagtatattgtTTTAACTGTTATTTGAAAAGTTGATTGTGATCTTATTAATTTTGTTATCTGGGGACTAGGGGCTTGTTTTCTCCGCCCTTTGTTTTTTGCATGTGTATAGTTAAAGTTGCATATGTTAGAGCAAGCCGCATAACACTCCAAGCATGTCATATGGAGTATTATGTTATTCTCACGTCCAGAATAATCAAAGAACAGATGTTGTAGGCCGTTGAGTGGTCAATTCGCTTGCTGTTACAGTGTTACTTCACTTTAAACCCCCTACAGTTACCTTATTCGCCAAACCCTCTGCGAAGAAAAAGTGAATTCATAAGTGAAACTGTGAAAGTAGAGCATTTTGGGTCTAATtacatacttcctctgttcctttttatatgacacaattatttaggcacgtttgccaatgcacgatttctaacattaatatcttcaattatggataagaaaaaattataaaaaattgatatttaaaaaatatttattgagacgaatctaataagaccccacacgactatgttttttcttaagtataaatcacaaaatgaagTTAAAAGAgcatgtgtgaatagtgtcaaaaactcaattgtgtcatgtaaataagaacaaagGAAATATTAGTTAGCATTTAGCGAATTGCATACCTGTACACAATCTCGTATACGCGAATTAGGTTACAATGATCTCACCCCAGTGAATGTGAAAAAGATTTTTCTTTTCCATTGATGGTGAGCTTCCGGATTTGTTTATCAATTTGTGAGCCACTGCATGTGTAAGGTTTAAGTTGCATACTTTTAGGGATGGGTCAAGTTGGGTAGGATGACGTTGTAGTAGTCTTGATCTTTATGTATATTTTGATTGCACATTTAATTTATTAGAAGTTAACTAGTAGGTCGTTTACAAAGAACTGGCTTCATGTTTTCTTCACATAATCATATCCAGCCAAGAATTTCTGTTTTTTCTTCACTCTGACACAGTCGATTTACACGCCTTCTTTGTGATGGATTTTAAGGTGGTCATGAGATTGAGTTGATTTTTCACTGAGCAAGCAGATCTAGGTGCATGGTATATGGAATTTTCTGAAGCTCAAGTTGAAGATCCTCTTAATGTAAACTTTACCAGATGCATGTAGTTTTATCTTTGAAGGATGTAGCTTTAGATATCTGAATCATGCTGGTGTGCTATTGCTAAGGTGTAAAGTCCTCTCTGGGCTTTGTGAACTTTTCGATGTTCAAAAGTTGAGTGAAAGCCTGGCAGGTGGCTTGGAACTCTTAATTGTTTGATTGCAGTATTTGTGATTCCATGGTTGGGTACTTGGGTAGGAGTAGATGAAGCTATTTTGATAAGCAACTGATGCTTTCTAAATAATActtcctttgttcttttttagttGCAACATTAAGTTGGGGGGACACAGTATTTAAGGAGCCCATGTTACACCTAAACTTCCCAAAAAGGAAAGTGTTGTGACCTATTAAGAAAGGAGGAAGAATGCTTGATCCCTTTGTGTTTGTTTCTTGTAGCTTTAAGTCTCCTTCTTGTACTAAATTTTCAGTTGCTTGTTGAActttctatttaattaaaaaatgctTTCTCTAACTTCAATATCCGTTGTATGCTTATACTGATTAAAAAAGGATAATCATAAATTGATGAGCTATTTTCCCTGTCTCTAAATGTTTTCAAGTTACTAATATTCAAGTGTTTCATTCTATGTTTGTTATTTCAGGGTCAGGACAGTTACCTTCTGGATTCATTTCCATCAGTTCGGTTTCTATTGAAGTTGTTGAAACCAACAGTTACTGAAACTATTCCTGATAAAGCACCAAGCATCAGCCAGAAACTTCTTGCGCTGCGGAAGGATATGCTTCTGTCGCAGGATACCAAAAAAAGGACGGATTCAAGCTCCGCTACAATAATCCAAAAAGTCCTGGAGACTCTTGTTAGTTGTAAGGATTTGAAGGCTAGCAATGTGGAGAATGATGACATATCAAGGCCGGAGTTGAATCCAAACTGGATATCTTTGTTGACTATTGAAAAGGCTTGCTTGTCAACAATATCTATTGAAGGTAAGGCGTATTCTTTGATGTGCATTGACAATTAAACTTTTCATGTTTGATACCTTTTAGTAGGTGAACTTCAGGAATCAGGATGTGGCACATTCCATAGTTTGTAGTCGTGCCtagttttatttttatgctCAATGTTACTTTTACAATTTGGTCCTATTTTATTCCCATCTTGCTGAGGCATTCCTCTCTGTATTAATCCTTCTTTTCTTAGGGGGAGAGAGATTCTCCTGTTTAGCTTTTTGGTTTCTTCCTGTACTACATCGGATGGTCTACATACAGGGGCGAGCAATGGTCCAAATATCTTTTCACGCATACTACTTCATTGGATTTTTATATATTGATGTGGTGCATTATGTGGATATCTCAGATCGGCGTACCACATCGAGCTTCTAGAATGTTGGTAAACCTAAGACTTGTCAGTTTCCTCAACTAATAACGAAACTTAATAACCTGAAATTAGGGGCATTAGTTGATGCGCCTGTGGCGAATTCAACGTTTCCTTTATTTTCGGAGACTTGGTGTTGATTTCTGGTCTCTGCTCTGTCTGTTTTCTCGACAACGTCTATCTGCTTCGGTTGGTCTTCACTGATGAAGCTATCGATCTGGcacaaattattttttcttcTAGGTTTTCTTTTCTTGTACTACGTATATCTTGTGGGGAGTGTGTGGTTGTGAGGTCTCAGAATAACTTCCATGTGGAACTCCCCCCTCCCCTCCTTTTGTCTTTTTCTTCAACCTATATCTTTTTATGCTGGATTTTAAGAGTTCAAATAGATGAGTGCAGAAGAATATTTTCTTGTGCAGTAGACGAGTCTACCtgtgtttctttgattttctaataGTGGGGGTTTGTTATTAATGGGAAATAGAGCTGTTTGTGCAGCTGTGTTCTGATATATGATCTGGTTTCGAGCCTCGCCTTCCATTCTTTGTATGCTCCCCCCAAAAAAAGTTCCTCCATCAATGAAGTAAATACCTTCATACATACTCGTAAGCCTACACCAATATAGGACAAGAGCTAGAAAACTAGTTCTTATGTCAGTTTCTAATCCCGGCTGTGCCTAGAATTGCAAAACGCTGTTTTGAAGATATGGTAGTGTAATTTTACTTCATTGTCATTCAGTTGTATTTTAACTATAGCGTCTTTATGTAGGACTCTGTAGTATTTTGTTACTGATGTAGAGACTTGCCCAGCTTCAATTTaaccagtttttttttttttaaatagaaaaacattttccatgaTCTTTCATTGATCCCTTTTTGTGTTTTTTCAGATACCTCTGGCTTCGTAAGGAAAACAGGTGGAAACTTCAAGGAAAAAATACGAGTGCTGGGAGGACTTGATGCAGTTTTTGAGCTTGCACTAAATTATCATTCGAATTTGGAGGTGTGAGCTTTGTATGTTTACTTTTGTTGCATTATTTGTTTTGTTATGCAGTGAGATGCTATCATGCTAATGCCTGGAAATTGAAGTTGTATGTCTGGAAATTGAGTCTTTCTGTTATCTGTGAAGCTGCAGTGCTGTGGCCGGTGGGTTTGACTTTTTTTCCGCCTTTTTTCACAATTTTTGTGAGTGCAAATTTGTGTATTATTGTGCACAATTTTTATGTCTACACCACTCAGATGATTAAATTGCACCCTTGCAGCCAGTGGTTGTAGCTGGAGAATTTCAGTATGTTATGGAGTTCTTGGGATAAAAGCTGAGTTACTGtatatattttgttttttcttttatgtTTGTCTTGATTGAATGAATTGGAAAGTAATAATTATTTGATGGCTTTGCATCTGGGTAACTTTTTACTTATTGagcaaataataattttgtggTTAGACTATGGTTTTGATTTGAAGTTTATATTCATCAACCCTGTGTGGATGCCTGAAGGTGATATAATATCCGCAGAAGAAAAGAGAAATGGAACAGTATGATAATTGttatttgatttattttgaTATATGCTTTAATAACTGTTTTGTATAATAATACGATTTTACATGCCTCCTCCAGGGTTCAATTGAGCATGTTACAGCAGCTTCAATAAGGAAGTTGAAAGATGGCAAGCTACAAAGTCTTCCACAGCTTTTTAAGTGCTTAAAAATCATGGAGAATTCTACATTTTTAAGCAAGGAAAATCAGGTAAATGATTTATCATTGTTTGCTTGTTCATCTTTTATGTCATTTCTTTCATATGTTAAAGTGAGGCAGGAGCTAATCACTTCTAAATTTTCAGTCTGCTTGATTTTCTAGTCTCTCGCACCTTAATTTTCAACTACGTAATTTCAGAGTCACTTGCTTGGACTAAAAGGAAATTTGGCTGCTGGTCAAGGCTCTTCTTTATCCTTTGTAAAACTCATGATTAGTTTTATCAAGATTCTCTCAGGTATCTTTGACAACTAGTTTGGTGAAATATTTCTGGTGAATTATCCGCCTTTCTATGTTGATATGACTTACTGGTTATATCTTTTTTTGCATTCATATGCAGAACTGTCATTACTGAGAACTTCATCCACAAACTCTAGTCCTGAAATGCCTACAAATCGTTCAAATGGGTCGGATCATTGTCGTGAGTTATGTTTGAAGGCTGAACGAAAAGGTAGTTGCTAGACACTTTTAGTTTCGTGGGCTTCATCTGAATTAGCATAATAATTGCTTAGTTCTGTGGGAATAATCTGTCATTAGCATTAATAACAAATTAACACAGGTAACTAGTAAGTTGAGGGGCTCGTGCTATCAGCACAGCTGTGTGCATGACTTAATGTTGTCCCATAAAAGTGCTGATTCCTAAAAGCATCTTGTTGGCTATCATTTATTTTATGACATTCActtttcaacttttttttagtGGCTTATTCATCTTTCTTTAAAACATGTTAGTGGATAGCAATGGGGTTTCCTCCTTGCGTTCTTCTCAAGAATGTAGTAGCTCGGGAAGATGCTCCTCAGATACAGGTTTTAGTACATCACAGAGCAGCGAGCGGTTGTCTGGCTTCCAGTTATCATCAAATTCTGGAGCTACAACAGGGTTTGGGGTGGGAAATTGCTTGATAGAGAAAGCAGCCAGCTCCTCTGGATCTGGTTCATGCAGTTTCACATCAAAAAGTTCTAATGTTGGAGCACCTGCGAATGGTCATAGTTCAAAGACAAAGCTGCCTCTTGCGAAAAGCCCATATGATATTGACGACGTGTTTATAGATCTAGATGACAATCAGGATCCATTTGCATTTGATGAAGAGGACCTTGCACCCTCTAAGTGGGAAACACTACGTGGGAGACATAGAGGACCATGTAAACAGAAAAGAAGGCCAGCATCTAGAAATGCTGACAATGAATGTTTCTCCCTGCCAATGTTGAGTCTGGAAGAATCTCTTTCTCAGCCAATGTTGAACCAAGAAGACTTTTGCAATGCTGAACAAAACGATGGAGATCGTATTTCAAGTGATACTTCGTGCACAACTGCTATTAGCGAAGAAAACTCCAGCCTTGTTGCTGATTGCCTGCTGACTGCTATCAAGGTAAGATTCTAAGATTGTTGCTCAGCTTCTGCCTGTCATTCTCCAATGGTTTCTTTCATCTTTTCAGTTGTGTCCTTTGCCGAGTAGACTTTACTTTAATCAGCCGAATGATCTGTATATGCCTCTCACCTGGCAAACATCTCTCCGGGGTCCTGCATCAACAAAGAGATTCTCcgtttttgtcttttagttaaTAAATCACTTTTTTCGGTCTTTAAAGTGTGGTGCAGTCTTCTTTGGTCGGTCTACCCTTTAAAAGTCTTCATCATGCCAGGGTTATTTTTTACTTTCCCTTACAGTTTTGGGAGAACAGCTCTGTTAACGCTTCTGGCTGAAGTCTCCGGTTAACCAGAAAATCTAACATATATTGTGCGCTAGACTCTTGCTTAGGATACTATGTTTATAGTTTCGCATATAGTTTTTAAGCTAAGATGAACCATACATTTTTTTTCCAGGTACTCATGAACCTGACAAATGATAATGCTGTTGGCTGTCA
This Spinacia oleracea cultivar Varoflay chromosome 6, BTI_SOV_V1, whole genome shotgun sequence DNA region includes the following protein-coding sequences:
- the LOC110786582 gene encoding wings apart-like protein 2 isoform X2 → MIVRTYGRRKIGRTYSDLSLNDELLMEEEVFEGEEEDPFAFTETTTTASTSYSQKFQESPQEFGSFTFSSQDSTRWVNSEGENNSNNSSSAAALQLLAPGNGRREKARRLNDGKREREWERRETPISKTITTTLMETQEYGEMMECVDEVDFALDGLRKGQGVRVRRASLLSLLNVCGSPQQRRLLKAQGMAKTIIDSILDLSLDDSPSNLAAATLFYILTSDGQDSYLLDSFPSVRFLLKLLKPTVTETIPDKAPSISQKLLALRKDMLLSQDTKKRTDSSSATIIQKVLETLVSCKDLKASNVENDDISRPELNPNWISLLTIEKACLSTISIEDTSGFVRKTGGNFKEKIRVLGGLDAVFELALNYHSNLEGSIEHVTAASIRKLKDGKLQSLPQLFKCLKIMENSTFLSKENQSHLLGLKGNLAAGQGSSLSFVKLMISFIKILSELSLLRTSSTNSSPEMPTNRSNGSDHCRELCLKAERKVDSNGVSSLRSSQECSSSGRCSSDTGFSTSQSSERLSGFQLSSNSGATTGFGVGNCLIEKAASSSGSGSCSFTSKSSNVGAPANGHSSKTKLPLAKSPYDIDDVFIDLDDNQDPFAFDEEDLAPSKWETLRGRHRGPCKQKRRPASRNADNECFSLPMLSLEESLSQPMLNQEDFCNAEQNDGDRISSDTSCTTAISEENSSLVADCLLTAIKVLMNLTNDNAVGCQQIAACGGLETLSSLIARNFPSFSLFTSGERKEKTLFTGAVLELESQTDIHLNDQELDFLVTILGLLVNMVENNGENRSRLAAAEVSVHYSGRLPEVNTGVIPLLCSIFLANRGAGEAAEEELQSWDAEEVVLQGEKEAEKMIVEAYAALLLAFLSTESKSIRKAIANYLPDHSVKVLVPVLERFVTFHLDLFSIFFFRRFI
- the LOC110786582 gene encoding wings apart-like protein 2 isoform X1, whose product is MIVRTYGRRKIGRTYSDLSLNDELLMEEEVFEGEEEDPFAFTETTTTASTSYSQKFQESPQEFGSFTFSSQDSTRWVNSEGENNSNNSSSAAALQLLAPGNGRREKARRLNDGKREREWERRETPISKTITTTLMETQEYGEMMECVDEVDFALDGLRKGQGVRVRRASLLSLLNVCGSPQQRRLLKAQGMAKTIIDSILDLSLDDSPSNLAAATLFYILTSDGQDSYLLDSFPSVRFLLKLLKPTVTETIPDKAPSISQKLLALRKDMLLSQDTKKRTDSSSATIIQKVLETLVSCKDLKASNVENDDISRPELNPNWISLLTIEKACLSTISIEDTSGFVRKTGGNFKEKIRVLGGLDAVFELALNYHSNLEGSIEHVTAASIRKLKDGKLQSLPQLFKCLKIMENSTFLSKENQSHLLGLKGNLAAGQGSSLSFVKLMISFIKILSELSLLRTSSTNSSPEMPTNRSNGSDHCRELCLKAERKVDSNGVSSLRSSQECSSSGRCSSDTGFSTSQSSERLSGFQLSSNSGATTGFGVGNCLIEKAASSSGSGSCSFTSKSSNVGAPANGHSSKTKLPLAKSPYDIDDVFIDLDDNQDPFAFDEEDLAPSKWETLRGRHRGPCKQKRRPASRNADNECFSLPMLSLEESLSQPMLNQEDFCNAEQNDGDRISSDTSCTTAISEENSSLVADCLLTAIKVLMNLTNDNAVGCQQIAACGGLETLSSLIARNFPSFSLFTSGERKEKTLFTGAVLELESQTDIHLNDQELDFLVTILGLLVNMVENNGENRSRLAAAEVSVHYSGRLPEVNTGVIPLLCSIFLANRGAGEAAEEELQSWDAEEVVLQGEKEAEKMIVEAYAALLLAFLSTESKSIRKAIANYLPDHSVKVLVPVLERFVTFHMTLNMISPETHKTVSEVIESCKLP